The following are from one region of the Methanoculleus caldifontis genome:
- a CDS encoding serine/threonine-protein kinase RIO2 — MPVPAEYVRSLHAYELRVLLALERLMRRYQWVPLDVLKSATKFSESELSYRLGRLMAMDMVRYEKVPYEGYALVFNGYDSLALHTLTRRGTIQALGTLIGVGKESEVYEAMGLGVVVLKFHRVGQRSFQSVRLKRGYMPEAGHCPWLFASTSSAKMEYDALKALHPAVSVPLPIDQNRHVVAMSYIPGVNLSQATVTEPQIILDEILDNIREAYRLGIVHGDLSEFNVMVDEGQCWLIDWPQWVETAHPNADEILGRDIVNILQYFKRKYGIEYAFDEALARVVE; from the coding sequence ATGCCTGTTCCTGCAGAATACGTGCGATCCCTGCACGCCTACGAACTCCGGGTCCTCCTCGCCCTCGAACGCCTCATGCGCCGATACCAGTGGGTGCCGCTCGATGTGCTCAAGTCGGCGACCAAGTTCTCCGAGTCCGAGCTCTCCTACCGGCTGGGCAGGCTGATGGCCATGGACATGGTCAGGTACGAGAAGGTCCCCTACGAGGGCTACGCCCTCGTCTTCAACGGCTACGACAGCCTGGCCCTCCACACCCTCACCCGCCGGGGCACCATCCAGGCGCTCGGCACCCTGATCGGTGTCGGGAAGGAGTCGGAGGTCTACGAGGCGATGGGGCTCGGGGTGGTGGTGCTGAAGTTCCACCGGGTCGGGCAGCGGTCGTTCCAGTCCGTCCGTCTGAAGCGGGGCTACATGCCGGAGGCCGGGCACTGCCCCTGGCTCTTTGCCTCGACCAGCTCGGCGAAGATGGAGTACGATGCCTTGAAAGCCCTCCACCCCGCGGTCTCGGTGCCGCTCCCGATCGACCAGAACCGGCACGTCGTGGCGATGTCATACATCCCCGGCGTCAATCTCTCGCAGGCGACCGTGACGGAGCCGCAGATCATCCTCGACGAGATCCTCGATAACATCCGCGAGGCCTACCGCCTCGGCATCGTCCACGGGGACTTGAGCGAGTTCAATGTCATGGTCGACGAGGGGCAGTGCTGGCTGATCGACTGGCCCCAGTGGGTCGAGACCGCCCACCCGAACGCCGACGAGATCCTGGGTCGGGACATCGTGAACATCCTCCAGTACTTCAAGCGGAAATACGGCATCGAGTACGCCTTCGACGAAGCACTGGCACGGGTGGTGGAGTGA
- a CDS encoding TIGR00269 family protein yields the protein MIEKMECSKCRRDAVIYQRYSGLHLCEQHFNRDFEAKAKRAIRDHRWIVSGDTVAVALSGGKDSSAVLYFLHNLLHERRDVRLMAITVDEGIDSYRDPEQARSIADSIGVPWVTASFRDEYGITLDEIVGRKGTNLSCSYCGVLRRALMNRLARENGVTKFAYGFNLDDEAQSVLMNVLRGDPERLTRPVREVEGMVPRIKPFMYIPEREVALYAFLHVEGFDLAGCPYAGDALRGDVRGLLNDYTWRHPATKNALVNLGEALREPERVTGEGLRVCERCGEPCGRVCRTCQVLDEMQGRT from the coding sequence ATGATCGAGAAGATGGAGTGCAGCAAGTGCCGCCGCGACGCGGTCATCTACCAGCGGTATTCGGGGCTGCACCTCTGCGAGCAGCACTTCAACCGCGATTTCGAGGCGAAGGCGAAGCGGGCGATCCGGGATCACCGCTGGATCGTATCGGGCGATACCGTGGCGGTGGCGCTCTCGGGGGGCAAGGACTCGAGCGCCGTCCTCTACTTCCTCCACAACCTCCTCCACGAGCGGCGGGACGTCAGACTGATGGCGATCACCGTGGACGAGGGGATCGACAGCTACCGCGATCCGGAGCAGGCGAGATCGATCGCAGACAGCATCGGCGTCCCCTGGGTGACGGCCTCGTTTCGCGACGAGTACGGCATCACGCTCGATGAGATCGTGGGCCGGAAGGGGACGAACCTCTCCTGCTCCTACTGCGGGGTGCTCCGGCGGGCGCTGATGAACCGGCTTGCCCGCGAGAACGGGGTCACGAAGTTCGCCTACGGGTTCAACCTGGACGACGAGGCCCAGTCGGTCCTGATGAACGTCCTCCGCGGGGACCCCGAACGGCTCACCCGTCCCGTGCGGGAGGTCGAGGGGATGGTCCCCCGGATCAAACCGTTCATGTACATCCCGGAGCGCGAAGTGGCGCTCTACGCCTTCCTCCACGTCGAGGGGTTCGATCTTGCGGGCTGCCCCTACGCGGGCGACGCTCTCCGGGGGGACGTCCGGGGGCTCCTCAACGACTATACCTGGCGCCACCCGGCGACGAAGAACGCGCTCGTCAACCTGGGCGAGGCCCTCAGAGAGCCGGAAAGGGTCACCGGCGAAGGGCTCAGGGTCTGTGAGCGGTGCGGCGAGCCGTGTGGAAGGGTCTGTCGGACGTGCCAGGTTCTCGACGAGATGCAGGGGAGAACCTGA